CTCTTGCTCCGATCACGGAGAGAGCAAGAGCGAGGAGGAGGGAAACGAGGACCCAAGTTTGTACTTCACCGATCTGTCCGTCGAAATGATCGAGGCTCCCATCGGGCCCGACATGGACATGTGGGGCGTGGCGGAGTACGACACTCACCAAGAAGAGGCGGCCGTGATCGTACCGGAATTCCTGAGCATGATGGAAGGTGGGGACTACAGCTCGCTCATTGTTAGCACAGGGGAGGAGgccatggaagaggaagaggaagccaagGGAGAAGGCAAGAGCTCAGAGTGGGTGGAGTACTTGGAGAAGGAGCTCGGGTTGTGCGGAGCCAGCGAGGAGAACGACGGTATCAATCAAGAGAGCCTCATGAGGGATGCAGCCGAGCAGCAAAcggagatggaggaggaagatCCAGTGTCCAGTTATTTCCACAAGGATCTGGTCTCCACCTGTCCCTTTGGATCCTGTTGACTGGAGAATGCCTCGATACACTACCTTAAGACTATGAGAGAGACAGAAAGCGTCTCAATGCATTTCCACATTGGGATCCTGTTGACTAGAGAATGCCTTCATACACTGTCTCAAGACTTTGAGAGAGAGTGTCTTATCGCATTGTCTTGAACTGGACTTACACATGCATGCAGTGATGTAAAAGTCCCAAACTAATGAACTAATTATGATTGTTACTGCAAAATGCTGTGGATTTCTTTGCTTGTTGATTCCAATTCTCTTTATTCAATAGCGATATTGCATCGATTTCCATCCagttttttatgatcatgagacaTTCCAGCAAAGGAAAATGGTGTCACAGTATGACAACCAGTCGAATTACCTTAGTCGTCTTCCTCCTGGAAGCGGAGGTGCTTCCCCTCAGGCGCAGGCAGGCCCTTCAGCACCAACGCGCTCGGCGAGACAGCGCTTCTTCTCGTCACTTcctcttctccttggatctcgtcGTCACTGTTGTAAACGAATCTTGTGTGCTTTCCTGCGAATTCGTCACCCAGCATTGACATCTTCTTCATACCCTCGCACAAGTCGCCCAACAATTCTtcgtcctccgcctcctcctcgtattcttcttcgtcttcgtcgTCGTCTTCAAACAGTTCGTCGTCGTCACCATCCGAGTGGGCACTCGCATTGGCCTGGATGGACCAGATGGAGGAGTTGTCGTCCTCAGGGGACTTCTCCTGGAAGCTGCTTACGCTGCCGGATTGGTACGCTGGCGACGAAGTGACGGTGGAGATGCCCGACATTTCTGATTTCTCGGGCGAGTCGAACGTCAATGCCCGGTTGATCACGCATTCTTGAGGACCGAGGGGATCCTGCGGATTGGAAGCCACCACGACCTGAACCAGTCGGAACCAGAACAGAAGCGAATTGGATGAGGACGGAGATTTCCGGACCAAGAAAAAGGGAGAATCTTGAAGGAAGTCTCACGATACCTTCCGATGATCTTCTTCGGAAAGAACGAAGGGTGTTGTGACCTCCATCGAGTCgtagccttctcctcctcctgccAAACAACTCAGACTGGGGATCTGCGGCGTGTTGGCTGGGGTCGGGGCGAGGATCTGCGCTGGATATATTGAAACGCCCAAGAGTGCAGGGAACAGACGCTGGCCGGAGGTGGGTCGGCCGACGAACTCCGCTTCTTCCTCGACCTTCTGCAGCAGCGTCCGCACCTGACCTCGCAGCACCTCCTCGCCCGACGCGGTGGTCCGCCCGGCCCGGCCCGGGTTCTTGGCCGCCGAGGACGAGGGTGTCTTCTCGACCGGGAGGCACCCGGTCGCGAGCCCCACGACGGGCGAGTCGTTGGTGATGTCGAGCAGCGCCGCGCGGGCCTCGCGATCCCCGCCGTTTCTTGATCTTGGATGCGACTCCTCCTGCTTGCTCTTCTCTGAGCCCAACAaagcaagcaagcagtcaagcaTATTAGTGGACATAACAGAAGCCAAGCATCCCAAACCGATGAAGTTCCACTCACGGGCATTGGCGGCGGCCGCGGCCTGCGACCTTGTGATCCTTCTCGCGGATGACGGGGTTTCCATTTCCAAGAACAATAACAGAGGAAGACGATGACACCGCCTGATGAACAGAGGAACAATCAAGCCTCCAAGCTCTTCTTGATGATCTTAGAGATCAAGAAGAGGGGAAGCAGAAACAGAAAGCGTGTGTGTGTTATTGGAGTGAAAGGTCTATCGGAAGAGGCTTTTAATAGATTTGAATCGGGAGGGCCGCAACGGTATTATGACCGTTGCAGGGGAAGGAAAGGATACCTTCGTTCCTTTCTTTACTCGTCCAGCACTAGCCGTTGCAGCGATGGGAAACGGCCGGGTCCAAATCATGGGCCGACCGGTCCGATCTGTCTCGTCCGGCCCGATCATGAGCCTATGCACATTCACGGCTACAATATATAGCTCAGGGGTGACAACAGTAATGGCAGACAGCTTCATCATCACCAACGAATGCTCATCTTTATTCGTATTTACTCGAAATACAACTCAACTTTATTGTGGTGTAAtttatatgatgtgactcgagaACCATACAGAAAGAATCAATGTGTCCTATCTAAACACTGTGGGGGGAAGACATATGGACAAGAAGATGTCATCTATTTCGATGGTTGATCGTCGACGGCACTTGGCTTCCGGCTCCGTCGCCGGGCCCTCCGGACCTCCTTCGGTGGAAACTTGTTGTCACCCCATTCCCCGAATCTGCTGTGCTCCGAGGAGACGTAGTCGCAGTCGGGGAAGGTGACATTGCCATATCGATGCTGGTCGTAGCAGAAGGAGTAGATCGTGTACCGCTCCCGGAACCGGCGCATGGCGGCACGCTTCCTTGGCGTCAGGAGGGCGTAGTCGGCGGACATGAGCTCCTCCACGGCCTCGGCGCACCGGTCGGCGGAGTCCACTTGCTGGATGGGGTCGACGCGGCAGCCGCGGAGGACGAGGTCAGAGAACTCGGACACGTACGGCGCGTACTTGTAGTTGATCTTGATCCGGCCATAGGAGGTGGCCCAGGAGGAGCCGTCCCAGATGGTGGCGTAGACCGACATCGGCTTCGACGGGAAGTCGCCGCCCATGGCGTCGCTCCGCACCACTTCTCTGATGGGGACGTCGTCGATGTAGAAGCTGCGTCAACCAAGGAATGGATGACTTGCATGCATGGTTAAGGGCATTCTGGGTAAGGGGAAGAGGCGGATGTTGCGTACATGATGTAGTCGGGGGTCCACAAGATGGAGTAGCGGTGAGGCTCCTCGGTGGGGTCGAAGGGGACGAGGTAGCGCTCCTCCCGGCCGCGGGTGGTGCTGCCATTGCCGTAGACATTGGTTTGGATCCTCCAGTCTTTCCCTCTCACGTTGCCCAAGAACTCAAAGTCCAGCTCGTCGTGCGTGTCGGGAAATACGTCGCCATTGGATGTCTGCGTTCGTTCAACGAGGAGCACAAAACAAACATGCAGCATCAGAACCAACCCAGCGGGCAgatgattaagccatgcatgcatCCGTTGACTACAAGGAGACGGTGTTTGGTTCCAAGCTAAGCTAACAAAGTCATGTGCCTCCTCTACTCTTATCACCTCCTTTTGATGCATGCACCTTTACTTAAGCATGTATTCTATTCCAGTTATAGGGTTCTTGAAGTAGTTGACTTGGAGTTCAATCGAACTATATATAAATGTGGATTGGATTTGAAGTCATCCATCATCATTTCAGCATCGTTAATAATATCTCTCGATTCACAGAGAAAGATCAAAGAATCGTAGAGAAATATGCGATTTGCATTTGTATGCTACGAAAATAAGAGATGATTCAGAGGAATTCTGCAAAAGAAAAGCGATGGCAggtaaaacaaacaaaacaaccaaagaagaagaagaagaagaattggaTGCCGATGACCCACATAGAAGGCGACGACGACGCCAGCCGTGTAATCCTTGGGCAGCTTAATGGAGGCGCTGAAGAATCCATGCTCGTAAAGGTCCGAAGAGATAAAGCCGGAGCCTGAGAACCACATGCACCACTTGGTTACGCACTCACCACGTAAAAGAAAGAAGACAACGAAGGTGGCGACAAGGACGTCCCGTCCCCTACCGGAGTAACGGTTGAGGGTGAGACGAACGCTGCGGTCATCGGCAGAGCGGATGAGGTTGTCGTTGCCGAAGAGATGGGAGAAGCCCTCGCCGAAGGTTAACGTCGGCACATCAAAGGCTTCTGTCGCCGTCACGAGACCCAGCAGGAAGAAGAGCACCATCGACGAGGCACCTGTAAGAGTCGCCGCCATGACGTTGTCCGCTAGCTTCCTCTCTCTTCACTCTATCGTCCTCaatttctgcttctcttcttcttcttcttcttcttcttcttcttcttcttcttcttcacatatAAGGGGAGAAAGAAATCATTGAATGGAAGGTGAAAGAGAGCCAGGGATGGGGCCAGTCGCTTGGCCACCAAATGTTTGTTTGGGTCATTGTGTGTGTGCCACCGCCACAAGCACATCCTCTTGT
The DNA window shown above is from Musa acuminata AAA Group cultivar baxijiao chromosome BXJ2-4, Cavendish_Baxijiao_AAA, whole genome shotgun sequence and carries:
- the LOC135611122 gene encoding myb-related protein Zm1-like, translating into MGRRGRAPCCDKVGLNKGSWSLEEDMRLIAYIEKHGHGNWRALPKLAGLLRCGKSCRLRWINYLRPDIKRGNFTKEEEDAIIELHRLLGNKWSKIASCLPGRTDNEIKNMWNTHLKKRLASRERKSLATQEPEDSQSSSSSSASRSCSDHGESKSEEEGNEDPSLYFTDLSVEMIEAPIGPDMDMWGVAEYDTHQEEAAVIVPEFLSMMEGGDYSSLIVSTGEEAMEEEEEAKGEGKSSEWVEYLEKELGLCGASEENDGINQESLMRDAAEQQTEMEEEDPVSSYFHKDLVSTCPFGSC
- the LOC103982580 gene encoding uncharacterized protein LOC103982580, which translates into the protein METPSSARRITRSQAAAAANAQKSKQEESHPRSRNGGDREARAALLDITNDSPVVGLATGCLPVEKTPSSSAAKNPGRAGRTTASGEEVLRGQVRTLLQKVEEEAEFVGRPTSGQRLFPALLGVSIYPAQILAPTPANTPQIPSLSCLAGGGEGYDSMEVTTPFVLSEEDHRKVVVASNPQDPLGPQECVINRALTFDSPEKSEMSGISTVTSSPAYQSGSVSSFQEKSPEDDNSSIWSIQANASAHSDGDDDELFEDDDEDEEEYEEEAEDEELLGDLCEGMKKMSMLGDEFAGKHTRFVYNSDDEIQGEEEVTRRSAVSPSALVLKGLPAPEGKHLRFQEEDD
- the LOC103982579 gene encoding probable xyloglucan endotransglucosylase/hydrolase protein 30, translating into MAATLTGASSMVLFFLLGLVTATEAFDVPTLTFGEGFSHLFGNDNLIRSADDRSVRLTLNRYSGSGFISSDLYEHGFFSASIKLPKDYTAGVVVAFYTSNGDVFPDTHDELDFEFLGNVRGKDWRIQTNVYGNGSTTRGREERYLVPFDPTEEPHRYSILWTPDYIIFYIDDVPIREVVRSDAMGGDFPSKPMSVYATIWDGSSWATSYGRIKINYKYAPYVSEFSDLVLRGCRVDPIQQVDSADRCAEAVEELMSADYALLTPRKRAAMRRFRERYTIYSFCYDQHRYGNVTFPDCDYVSSEHSRFGEWGDNKFPPKEVRRARRRSRKPSAVDDQPSK